ACCGCGGACTTGAACTCGTCCGCACTGCCGTCGGCCTTGTTGTCGGCGGCGAAGCGAAGCCGTTCGGACTTGAAGATCTGCAGCGAATAGTGGCCCTCGGCGTCGACGACGAGTCGGCCCTTGGGCTGCTCGCCATAGTCGCGTGCCACTGCGCCGCCAGGCAGGATCTTGTCCGCGGCAACCAGCGTCCACGTCCCGCGCAACGGCGATGGCAGCTCGAATGAAGGCGCATCGCGTGCCGCCAGTCCCGCCAGCACCGCGAAGGTCATTCCGATCAAGCGATTCATGGGTGACTCCTGCGTTTGAACGATCTTGTGGCCACAAACTAGCCCGCTTGAGCGATAATGAAAACGCATCAAGGCTTGTATCTGTCATTTCAATAACGAATGATCGCCAGTATGGAAACGCTGGACATCGGCGCGGTAAAGGCCTTCGTGCTCGCGGCGGAGCTGCAGAGCTTCACGCGTGCGGCCGATGCGCTTGGCATTACTCAGTCCGCCGTCAGCCTCAAGCTGCGCCGGCTCGAGGAACAGCTCGGGCGCCGTCTGCTGGAGCGAACGCCACGGCAGGTGCGCTTGTCTGCCGAAGGCCTGGCGTTCATCGGCGCAGCGCGCGACCTCGTTTCGACGCACGACCTTGCCGTTTCGGCGTTTGAAACAGAACCGCGCCGACTGGTGGTCGGGATCAGTCATCAGCTGATAGGCGGCGAGTTGCCCTCGCTGCTGGGCAATCTGCGAGACCATGACCCGGGCTTGCGGATCGAAATGCGCATTGGCGGCACCCGCGAGCTGATGCAGGCCTACGACCAGGGCCAGCTCGATGCGGCCCTGGTGTTGCGACCGGAGGACAGGCGCAAGCAGGGCAGGGCAGCGTTCACCGAAGCGTTCTCATGGTTCGCCGCCACCGGATGGAAGGCACCCGCGGGCAAGCCGTTGCCGTTGGCGACGCAGGGAGAATCATGCGGCATCCGCGGCGCTGCGGTGCGGGCGCTGGATCAGGCTGGAATCGCCTGGGACGAAGTCTTCGTCGGGAAGGGCGCTGCCCTGCTCGGCGCCGCCGCCGCGGGCGGACTGGCGGTGGCCGTGCTGGCGAAACGCGCGGCACCGCAGGGAACGATGGACGTCGGTGGCGTGCTCTCGCTGCCACCGATCCCTTCGCAGGAGGTCATGCTGTACAGCGCCCTCACGGACCGGCGTTCGCGCGAGGCACTGCGGGTGCTCACGCTGGCATTCCGTTGAACACCGGTTACGCCTAAGGCCGTGCCGACGGGCTGCCGTGTTCGCGCACGCCGAGCAGTTCGACTTCGAACACCAGTGACCCGTTCGGCGGAATGACGCCGCCTGCGCCGGCGCTGCCGTATCCGTAAGCGGGCGGGATCATCAGCACGCGGCGACCGCCGACGCGCATGCCGGCCACGCCTTCGTCCCAGCCGCGGATCACGCGGCCGGCGCCGAGCAGGAAGGTAAAGGGCTCGTTGCGGTCACGCGAACTGTCGAACTTGCTGCCGCGTCCGTCGGCGGCCTTCTGCTCGTAGTTCCAGCCGGTGTAATGGACGGTGACATCCTGGCCGGAGGTGGCAACCGCTCCGGTACCGACCTGCTGGTCGATTGCCTCGAACCGGGCGATCGTGCCGCCCGGCGGTGGACCAGGATCGGAGCAGGCGGCGAGGGCGGCGAGGGCGATGACAGCGATGAGGCGCGATGCGGTTTTCATCGCACTAGCGTATCCGTTTCTCGTACTCGGCTTCCACGCGCGTATGCGTCGCCCAGAATCCGGGCGGGGTACGGCCGGCGAGCCGGTCGGCGAGGATGCCCAGGTGCGTATGCCAGCCGGCGGCCACGCTGGTCATCTCCTCGCGCGTCGCCAGGCGACTGTGCGTGACGACCAGTTGCACGTCGTTGCCGCGCGCAGTGAGCTCGAACCGCACCTGCGAATCGGCATCCGTTTCGCCCCAGGAATATTCGAGCAGGCGCGGCGGGTCGCAGGCGATGATGCGGCCGTGCATCTGGCTGGGGCCTGCGTATTGCGCGTACTTCTCCGGAGGTGCGGCGTCATTTTCGGTCAGCTCCGAGTTGCGGAACTCCAGGTCGACGCGGCCACCGGCGTGCAGTTGCATGTCGCCGGAGGCGAGCCAGGTGCCGCGCTTTTCCGACTCGGTCAGGTAGGCCCAGACGCGCTCGATCGGCCCCGGAAGCGTGCGTTCAATGCGGACGGTGCCGGCGGCGATGACGACACCGAATTCATCGGCGGAGGGTGAAAGGTTCATCTGCAACTCCTGGGGTGTTGAGGCGTCAGGCGAGATGGCGCGCGAGTGCGGCCAGCACCATCGTCCAGCCCGATTCGGCCGGCTTGGCATATTCGGCGTGCTCGGCTGCCATTTCGTGGGTGAGGGTGAGCAGGCTGCCGCTGCCGTCGGCCGTGATCTCGACGGTGATGCGGTCGCCCTGGTCGGCGTCCTCCTCCATCGCCAGGGCGAAGACCAGCCGGTGCGGCCGGTCGATCTCCAGGTAACGCCCGAAGTGCTCGGCATCGCCGTTGGGGCGCCGTTCGACGATGGCATAACGACCACCGACGCGCGCCTCGATCTGGACCCGCTGCATCTGCCCGTCGGCGGTCGCGAACAGCCAGCGGCCAGCCGTCGCCGGGTCGAGCCAGGCATCGAAGACACGCTCGGGCGAGGCGTCGAACCGACGCGATACACGGACCACCACTGGATTCATCGTTTGCTCCTGGGGGATTTTGCGGACGCTGGTTTGCCGGACTTGCGGCTGGAGGGGCGAGCGGTAGCGCTGGCGCGGTCGTCGGCGACGCTGTCCTCTGCCTTCAACAGCGCATCGAGCGCATCGAGTCGCGCATTCCAGAACTGCTCGTAATGGCGCATCCACTCCAGTCCCGCATGCATCGGGCCGGCGTCGAGGCGGCAGGTGTGGATGCGGCCCTGCACCTGGCGCCGTACCAGGCCGGCGCGTTCGAGCACCTTGATGTGCTTGGACGCTGCGGCCAGGGAGATCTCGAACGGCGCCGCCAGTTCGCCGACGCTGCGCTCCTGCCGTGACAGGTTGCGCAGCATTGCCCGCCGGGTCGGGTCGGACAGGGCGTGGAAGATGGCATCGAGGGTTTGTTCTTCAACCATGTGGTTGAGGATCGCCGCAGTCATGACTGATTGTCAACCATCTGGTTGAGCATCGCGACGGACGGTCTGCCTCGAGCGGGCTGGCCTGCGGGCAGGGCTGTTCACGTTGATGTCCACGGGGGATCCGCATGTCCATACATCACGCGGTCCAGGAATCCAGTCGCATGCCGCACCAGACAAAGTCCGACCCCCTCCGCCACTACGGCAAGTTCCGTGGCGTGGTGGTCGACAACATCGATCCGCTGCAACTCGGCCGCGTGCTGGTGCAGGTGCCGAAGGTCTTCGACGCCGGCGGCTCGCGCTGGGCCATGCCGTGCGTGCCGGTGGCGGGCCACCAGAGCGGGCTGTTCCTGTTGCCGGCGATCGGCGCCCCGGTCTGGGTGGAGTTCGAGCAGGGCGATGCCGAATTGCCCATCTGGGTTGGCGGCTACTGGGTCGACGCCGGCGAGTTGCCGGTGATGGCGCCGTCCGGCCAGGGGGTGTCGGCGATGCTGCTGCAGACGCCCGGCCAGAATTCGGTGCTGGTGTCGGACCTGCCCGGGCCCGATGGCGGCGTGCTGCTGCGCGCGCAGAACGGCGCGACGATTGCGGTCAACGAAGCGGGCATCACCATCAGCAACGGCCGCGGTGCCAGCATCGTCCTGGCAGGCACGATGGTGACCATCAACGACGGCGCGCTGACGGTGGTATAGCCATGGGCGGAGCGGTCCTGCATCTCGGCGCGAGCGTGGCCTGCGCGCACGGCGGTCCGGCCACGCCGACGGCACCCTATTCGCGCGTCACCGTGTCCGGGCGGCCGGTGGTGACCGTCGCCGCGCCTTACACCATCGCCCACTGCAACCTGCCATGGCCGGCCGAGGCGCTGCGCTGCACGGGCGGGCAATGGCTGCAGGGCAGCACCCGCGTCTTCGCCGGCGGTCGCGCCCTGGTGCTCGATACCAGTCCGTCGATGTGCGTGCCCAACGGCGCCGCAATGGTGGTGATGGAATGCCAGATGCGGGTTACGGCGTTGTAGCAGCCAGCATCTGCAGCGCCTGGGCCGTGGCGGCGTCGGCGGGGAAGAACGATTCGATTGCCAGTTCCGCCAATGTGACATCCATCGGCGTGCCGAACACCGTGGTGGTGCTGATGAAGGACAGCTCGCCCATCGCCGTGCGCAGGCGCAGCGGCACGATGACCGCGGGTGCGCCGGAGGTCGAGGGCTCATCGTCCGCTGCCGGGTACGCGGCGAGCTCGTCGTACAGCGCAGCGAGGATCGCATCGCCGGTCGCATCGGCCTGGTGACGCAGCCGATGCAGGACGTGCGCCCGCCACTGACCGAGGTTGGCGATGCGCGGCGCCACGCCGTCCGGATGCAGGCTCAGCCGCAGCACGTTGCACGGTGCGTGCAGCAGCGCCGGTGCAGCGCCCTGCAGGAGGGGTGCGAGCGCGCGATTGGCCGCGACCAGGTTCCAGTGTCGGTCCACGGCGAGCGCGGGGTAGGGCTCATGGCCGGCGAGCACCAGGTCGATCGCGGCCTGCGCCTGCGCCATGGCCGGATCGTCGAGGCGGCGCTCGCTGTACATCGGCGCCAGCCCGGCCGCGGTCATCAGCACGTTGCGTTCGCGCAGCGGCACGTCGAGACGATCGGCCAGGCGCATCAGCATCGCCCGGCTCGGCAGCGAGCGCCCGGTTTCGATGAAGCTGATGTGGCGCGTGGACGTGTCCGCCAGGCCGGCGAGGTCGAGCTGGGTCAGGTGGCGGCGCTGTCGCCAGTCGCGGATCAGCTCGCCGAGTGGTCGGATCATGTTCATGGCCGAACCTTAGCCGGGGCGGGCGCTGAAGTGCATTACCCGGCAGGTAATGTCATCGCCGCGGTCACACCGCCAAGCCTGCCGCATGCCCGGACGCCCAGGCCCACTGGAAGTTGTAGCCGCCCAGCCAGCCGGTCACATCCACCACTTCGCCGATGAAATACAGCCCGGGCACGCGCCGGGACTGCATCGTGCTCGACGACAGCTCGTCGGTGTCGACGCCGCCGAGCGTGACTTCGGCGGTGCGGTAGCCCTCGCTGCCACTGGCGACCAGCGGCCAGTTCGACAGTACGTCGGCGATCTCGCGCAGCTGCGGTGCGTTGAACTGCTTGATCGGCCGGTTCGGCAACCAGACCTCGCACAGGCGCTGGGCGAAGCGCTTGGGCATCACTTCGCCGAGTACGGTCTTGAGTTCGGCAGCGGGGCGCTCGTGCTGCCACTGCTGCAGTGCTTCCAGCGCGTCACGTCCCGGCAGCAGGTCCAGGCGAAGATCGTCGCCGGGTTGCCAGTACGAAGAGATCTGCAGGATCGACGGGCCGCTGATGCCGCGATGGGTGACCAGCATGAAATTGCTGAAGGACTGGCCGTTGCAGTTGGCCGTGACCGGCAGCGCGACGCCGCTGAGGTCGGCCAGGCGCTCCTGGTGCTTGCCGCTGAGCGTGAGCGGCACCAGCCCGGCGCGGGTGGGCAGCACGGCATGGCCGAACTGGCGCGCGAGCTCGTAGCCGAAGCCGCTGGCGCCCATCGACGGAATCGACAGTCCGCCGCTGGCCACCACCAGCGCCGGCGCGGCGAACGCGCCGTGGCTGGTGTGCAGGCGGAACGTGGCACCTTCGCCTTCGCCATGGCTGACCCGCTCGATGCTGCAACTGGTCTCGATGCGCACGCCGGCGGCATGGCACTCGTCGACCAGCATCTTCACGATCAGCTTGGAGGAGATGTCGCAGAACAGCTGCCCGAGCTCCTTCTCGTGGTAGGCGATGCGGTGGCGCTCGACCATCTCGATGAAGTGCCACGGCGTGTAGCGCGCCAGCGCCGACTTGCAGAAGTGCGGATTGGCCGAGAGGAAATTGGCCGGGGTGGTGCCGGTGTTGGTGAAATTGCAGCGACCGCCGCCGGACATCAGGATCTTCTTGCCGACGCGGTTGGCGTGATCGACCACCAGCACGCGCTTGCCGCGCTGGCCGGCGGTCAGCGCGCACATCAGTCCGGCTGCGCCGCCGCCAATAATCGCGACGTCGTAGTGCCCGGTCATGCCCGCGCGGCTTCCTCGTCGGAGGCCATGCGGGTCACGGTACGGAAGGTGAAGGAGTGACCTTCGCCCAGCCACTGCACTTCGCCGTCCTGGATCAGAACGTTCACGCGCATGGCGCGCTGGTGCACGCCGGCCAGTGCCTCGACCGTGTCGGCGCCGATGTCGATGACGGTGAGATTGCGCAGCCGCTTGAGGGCGTAGCTGTTCTTGTCCCACCACAGGTCGGCGGAACGGCCGGAGTAGTTCACCACCACGACCTGGCGCGCGCGGCCGCAGGCCTTGCGGATCCGCGATTCATCGGGCTGGCCCAGGTCGATCCACTGTTCGATCTCGCCGGTGTAGTCGCGCCGCCACAGGTCCGGATCGTCCTCGCTGCTGAGGCCGCGGCCGAACTCCAGGCGGTCCTCGGCGAACATCGCGAACGCGAGCAGCCGCACCATCAGCCGCTGTTCGGTCTCGGACGGATGCTGGGCGACGGTGAGGTTGTAGGTAGCGTAGTGATGGCGGTCGAGGTCGCTGACTTGCAGCTCGGCCTTTACCACGGTGGCCTTGAGCGCCATGGGGTACATCCGGTAGGGGCAGGAAAGCAGGGCGCATTCTAGGCGCTGGCGGGGTGCCGTGCCGTTCTCACCGTCATTACGACGGCAAGGCCGCCGTTGGGGGGACAATGCCGGCGTGAAAGCGCTCCCTCAACCGCTCCCTTCCCATCGCAATGGCGTGGCCGCCAGCCGCCTGCAACTGCCGCCTGGTCCCTGGACGACGGTGCTGGAGGGCCTGTGCGCGCGGTTCCCGGCGATCGGGCGCGAGCGCTGGCTGGACCGGTTTGAGCGCGGCCTGGTCCGCGACGCCGAGGGCCAAGCGTTGGCGGCAGATGCTGCATACCGGGTCGGGGCGGAGCTGACCTACTACCGCGAGGTCGAGAGTGAAGCGGAGATTCCGTTCGACGAGGCCGTGCTGCATCTCGACGAGCACCTGGTCGTCG
Above is a genomic segment from Lysobacter sp. S4-A87 containing:
- a CDS encoding SRPBCC family protein, whose translation is MNLSPSADEFGVVIAAGTVRIERTLPGPIERVWAYLTESEKRGTWLASGDMQLHAGGRVDLEFRNSELTENDAAPPEKYAQYAGPSQMHGRIIACDPPRLLEYSWGETDADSQVRFELTARGNDVQLVVTHSRLATREEMTSVAAGWHTHLGILADRLAGRTPPGFWATHTRVEAEYEKRIR
- a CDS encoding lipocalin-like domain-containing protein; its protein translation is MNRLIGMTFAVLAGLAARDAPSFELPSPLRGTWTLVAADKILPGGAVARDYGEQPKGRLVVDAEGHYSLQIFKSERLRFAADNKADGSADEFKSAVMGSSTHYGTVTMDRKDNQLVFSIEGSSFPNWEGTVQRRQYTLHGDELSYRVPPRADGSIPVSVWRRVE
- a CDS encoding LysR family transcriptional regulator — encoded protein: METLDIGAVKAFVLAAELQSFTRAADALGITQSAVSLKLRRLEEQLGRRLLERTPRQVRLSAEGLAFIGAARDLVSTHDLAVSAFETEPRRLVVGISHQLIGGELPSLLGNLRDHDPGLRIEMRIGGTRELMQAYDQGQLDAALVLRPEDRRKQGRAAFTEAFSWFAATGWKAPAGKPLPLATQGESCGIRGAAVRALDQAGIAWDEVFVGKGAALLGAAAAGGLAVAVLAKRAAPQGTMDVGGVLSLPPIPSQEVMLYSALTDRRSREALRVLTLAFR
- a CDS encoding helix-turn-helix transcriptional regulator; this encodes MNMIRPLGELIRDWRQRRHLTQLDLAGLADTSTRHISFIETGRSLPSRAMLMRLADRLDVPLRERNVLMTAAGLAPMYSERRLDDPAMAQAQAAIDLVLAGHEPYPALAVDRHWNLVAANRALAPLLQGAAPALLHAPCNVLRLSLHPDGVAPRIANLGQWRAHVLHRLRHQADATGDAILAALYDELAAYPAADDEPSTSGAPAVIVPLRLRTAMGELSFISTTTVFGTPMDVTLAELAIESFFPADAATAQALQMLAATTP
- a CDS encoding NAD(P)/FAD-dependent oxidoreductase, which encodes MTGHYDVAIIGGGAAGLMCALTAGQRGKRVLVVDHANRVGKKILMSGGGRCNFTNTGTTPANFLSANPHFCKSALARYTPWHFIEMVERHRIAYHEKELGQLFCDISSKLIVKMLVDECHAAGVRIETSCSIERVSHGEGEGATFRLHTSHGAFAAPALVVASGGLSIPSMGASGFGYELARQFGHAVLPTRAGLVPLTLSGKHQERLADLSGVALPVTANCNGQSFSNFMLVTHRGISGPSILQISSYWQPGDDLRLDLLPGRDALEALQQWQHERPAAELKTVLGEVMPKRFAQRLCEVWLPNRPIKQFNAPQLREIADVLSNWPLVASGSEGYRTAEVTLGGVDTDELSSSTMQSRRVPGLYFIGEVVDVTGWLGGYNFQWAWASGHAAGLAV
- a CDS encoding SRPBCC domain-containing protein; this encodes MNPVVVRVSRRFDASPERVFDAWLDPATAGRWLFATADGQMQRVQIEARVGGRYAIVERRPNGDAEHFGRYLEIDRPHRLVFALAMEEDADQGDRITVEITADGSGSLLTLTHEMAAEHAEYAKPAESGWTMVLAALARHLA
- a CDS encoding metalloregulator ArsR/SmtB family transcription factor; the encoded protein is MTAAILNHMVEEQTLDAIFHALSDPTRRAMLRNLSRQERSVGELAAPFEISLAAASKHIKVLERAGLVRRQVQGRIHTCRLDAGPMHAGLEWMRHYEQFWNARLDALDALLKAEDSVADDRASATARPSSRKSGKPASAKSPRSKR
- a CDS encoding YaeQ family protein, translating into MALKATVVKAELQVSDLDRHHYATYNLTVAQHPSETEQRLMVRLLAFAMFAEDRLEFGRGLSSEDDPDLWRRDYTGEIEQWIDLGQPDESRIRKACGRARQVVVVNYSGRSADLWWDKNSYALKRLRNLTVIDIGADTVEALAGVHQRAMRVNVLIQDGEVQWLGEGHSFTFRTVTRMASDEEAARA
- a CDS encoding FKBP-type peptidyl-prolyl cis-trans isomerase — translated: MKTASRLIAVIALAALAACSDPGPPPGGTIARFEAIDQQVGTGAVATSGQDVTVHYTGWNYEQKAADGRGSKFDSSRDRNEPFTFLLGAGRVIRGWDEGVAGMRVGGRRVLMIPPAYGYGSAGAGGVIPPNGSLVFEVELLGVREHGSPSARP
- a CDS encoding phage baseplate assembly protein V, with translation MPHQTKSDPLRHYGKFRGVVVDNIDPLQLGRVLVQVPKVFDAGGSRWAMPCVPVAGHQSGLFLLPAIGAPVWVEFEQGDAELPIWVGGYWVDAGELPVMAPSGQGVSAMLLQTPGQNSVLVSDLPGPDGGVLLRAQNGATIAVNEAGITISNGRGASIVLAGTMVTINDGALTVV